The proteins below are encoded in one region of Triticum aestivum cultivar Chinese Spring chromosome 1B, IWGSC CS RefSeq v2.1, whole genome shotgun sequence:
- the LOC123106919 gene encoding protein Rf1, mitochondrial isoform X2 yields the protein MSLIHLHLHRRLFSSTARPSRPSRAWSPHAAFAAATERVRAGNFSWEDAHNLFDELLRRATPVPKRSLDGFLAALARAHASEACRDGPALALALFNLVCRDESGARVAPPTIFTYGILMNCCCRAHCPDLGLAFFGRLLRTGLKADLIVANTLLKCLCHAKRTDEAVNVLLHRMSKLGCVPDTFSYNIVLKSLCDNGMSQQALDLLHMMAKEGGGCPPDVVAYSTVIHGFFKEGETGKACNLFHEMMHQGVEPNVWTYSSIIDALCKARAMDKTELVLQQMVNKGVQPDNVTYNCMIHGYSTSGRWKEAVKLFREMKSRGLIPDISTCNSLMTYLCKHGRSKEGAEFFDAMTAKGHRDVISYCILLHGYANEGCFADMIDLFNSMERNEMWEKGVSPNVVTYSTVIAALSRMGRLTDSMDKFNQMIAMGIQPNTAVYHSLIQGCLMHGGLVKAKELMFDMMNKGIPRPNIVFFSSVINSLCKEGRVMDAHAVFDLAIGIGERPDVITFNSLIDGYCLVGKMDTAFKILDVMELVGVEPDVVTYSALLDGYFKNRRIDDALTFFREMPCKRIKPNTVTYGIMLGGLFRAGRTVAAMKMFHEMIESGATVRISTYNIILGGLCQTNCVDEAIALFQKLRAMNVKFNIETLNTMINAMYKVQRKEEAKDLFAAIPASGLVPNESTYAVMIRNLLKDGAVEDADNMFSSMDNSGIVPSSRLINDIIRMLLEKGEIAKAGNYLSKVDGKSISLEASTTSLMLSLFSRKGKHLEDIKLLPAKYQFFDGFG from the exons ATGTCTctcatccacctccacctccaccgccgcctcttctcctccaccgcgcggccctCGCGACCCTCGCGTGCCTGGTCTCCCCACGCCGCCTTTGCTGCGGCCACGGAGCGCGTCCGCGCCGGGAATTTCAGCTGGGAAGACGCACACAACCTGTTCGACGAATTGCTACGGCGGGCCACCCCGGTCCCCAAGCGCTCCCTCGACGGCTTCCTTGCCGCCCTCGCCCGTGCGCACGCCTCCGAAGCCTGCAGAGATGGTCCCGCCCTCGCCCTCGCTCTCTTCAACCTCGTCTGCCGGGATGAATCCGGCGCGCGGGTGGCACCGCCCACAATCTTCACGTACGGCATTCTCATGAACTGCTGCTGTCGTGCGCATTGCCCGGACCTAGGGCTAGCCTTCTTCGGGCGCCTCCTCAGGACGGGCCTGAAGGCTGACCTGATAGTCGCCAACACCCTCCTTAAGTGTCTCTGCCACGCGAAACGGACGGATGAGGCTGTGAACGTGCTGCTTCATAGGATGTCCAAGCTCGGCTGTGTGCCTGATACCTTCTCATACAACATTGTTCTCAAGAGCTTATGCGACAATGGCATGAGCCAGCAGGCGCTCGACCTGCTCCATATGATGGCGAAAGAAGGAGGTGGCTGCCCCCCTGACGTGGTGGCGTATAGCACAGTCATCCATGGCTTCTTTAAGGAAGGTGAAACAGGCAAGGCATGCAATCTGTTCCATGAAATGATGCATCAAGGTGTTGAGCCCAATGTGTGGACATATAGTTCAATCATTGATGCATTGTGCAAGGCCAGAGCAATGGACAAGACAGAGCTAGTGCTTCAGCAGATGGTTAACAAAGGTGTTCAACCCGATAATGTGACATATAATTGCATGATCCATGGATATTCCACATCTGGGAGGTGGAAAGAGGCTGTTAAATTGTTTAGAGAAATGAAAAGCCGGGGCCTTATACCAGATATTTCTACTTGCAACTCCTTAATGACTTACCTTTGTAAGCATGGAAGAAGCAAAGAAGGTGCAGAATTTTTTGATGCCATGACTGCCAAAGGGCACAGAGATGTCATCTCCTACTGTATTTTGCTTCATGGGTATGCCAATGAAGGATGCTTTGCTGATATGATTGATCTCTTTAATTCAATGGAAAGAAACG AAATGTGGGAAAAAGGAGTGAGTCCCAATGTAGTCACATATTCCACTGTAATAGCTGCACTTTCCAGGATGGGTAGGTTGACTGATTCTATGGACAAATTTAATCAGATGATTGCCATGGGAATTCAGCCAAACACAGCTGTTTATCACTCCCTAATTCAGGGTTGTCTTATGCATGGTGGCTTGGTTAAAGCTAAGGAGCTGATGTTTGATATGATGAACAAAGGTATTCCTCGTCCTAACATTGTTTTCTTCAGTTCAGTAATAAACAGTCTGTGCAAAGAAGGAAGGGTTATGGATGCACATGCTGTCTTTGACTTGGCTATAGGCATAGGTGAGAGGCCTGATGTCATTACATTTAATTCACTGATTGACGGATATTGCTTAGTTGGGAAGATGGATACAGCATTCAAAATACTTGATGTCATGGAATTAGTTGGTGTTGAGCCTGATGTTGTTACTTATAGTGCACTTCTTGATGGCTATTTTAAAAACAGAAGGATTGATGATGCTTTGACTTTTTTTAGAGAAATGCCATGTAAGAGAATTAAACCTAACACTGTTACATATGGCATCATGTTGGGTGGGTTGTTTCGTGCTGGGAGAACTGTTGCTGCAATGAAAATGTTCCATGAGATGATTGAAAGTGGAGCAACAGTGCGCATTTCCACATACAATATAATACTTGGAGGTCTTTGTCAAACTAATTGTGTAGACGAAGCGATTGCACTGTTCCAGAAATTACGAGCAATGAATGTGAAGTTCAATATTGAAACACTCAATACCATGATTAATGCAATGTACAAGGTTCAAAGAAAAGAAGAAGCTAAGGATTTGTTTGCTGCAATACCAGCTAGTGGGTTGGTGCCCAATGAATCTACTTATGCAGTAATGATAAGAAATCTTCTAAAAGACGGAGCAGTGGAAGATGCTGACAATATGTTTTCATCAATGGACAACAGTGGTATCGTTCCCAGTTCCCGTCTTATAAATGATATCATCAGAATGTTGTTGGAAAAAGGTGAGATTGCTAAGGCTGGAAATTATTTGTCTAAAGTTGATGGGAAGAGTATCTCACTTGAAGCGTCAACTACCTCATTGATGTTGTCTCTCTTTTCAAGGAAAGGGAAACATCTGGAGGATATTAAGTTGCTCCCAGCAAAGTATCAATTTTTCGATGGATTTGGTTGA
- the LOC123106919 gene encoding protein Rf1, mitochondrial isoform X1: MSLIHLHLHRRLFSSTARPSRPSRAWSPHAAFAAATERVRAGNFSWEDAHNLFDELLRRATPVPKRSLDGFLAALARAHASEACRDGPALALALFNLVCRDESGARVAPPTIFTYGILMNCCCRAHCPDLGLAFFGRLLRTGLKADLIVANTLLKCLCHAKRTDEAVNVLLHRMSKLGCVPDTFSYNIVLKSLCDNGMSQQALDLLHMMAKEGGGCPPDVVAYSTVIHGFFKEGETGKACNLFHEMMHQGVEPNVWTYSSIIDALCKARAMDKTELVLQQMVNKGVQPDNVTYNCMIHGYSTSGRWKEAVKLFREMKSRGLIPDISTCNSLMTYLCKHGRSKEGAEFFDAMTAKGHRDVISYCILLHGYANEGCFADMIDLFNSMERNGIAANCYVFNILINGYAKCGMTDEAMLIFTEMWEKGVSPNVVTYSTVIAALSRMGRLTDSMDKFNQMIAMGIQPNTAVYHSLIQGCLMHGGLVKAKELMFDMMNKGIPRPNIVFFSSVINSLCKEGRVMDAHAVFDLAIGIGERPDVITFNSLIDGYCLVGKMDTAFKILDVMELVGVEPDVVTYSALLDGYFKNRRIDDALTFFREMPCKRIKPNTVTYGIMLGGLFRAGRTVAAMKMFHEMIESGATVRISTYNIILGGLCQTNCVDEAIALFQKLRAMNVKFNIETLNTMINAMYKVQRKEEAKDLFAAIPASGLVPNESTYAVMIRNLLKDGAVEDADNMFSSMDNSGIVPSSRLINDIIRMLLEKGEIAKAGNYLSKVDGKSISLEASTTSLMLSLFSRKGKHLEDIKLLPAKYQFFDGFG, encoded by the coding sequence ATGTCTctcatccacctccacctccaccgccgcctcttctcctccaccgcgcggccctCGCGACCCTCGCGTGCCTGGTCTCCCCACGCCGCCTTTGCTGCGGCCACGGAGCGCGTCCGCGCCGGGAATTTCAGCTGGGAAGACGCACACAACCTGTTCGACGAATTGCTACGGCGGGCCACCCCGGTCCCCAAGCGCTCCCTCGACGGCTTCCTTGCCGCCCTCGCCCGTGCGCACGCCTCCGAAGCCTGCAGAGATGGTCCCGCCCTCGCCCTCGCTCTCTTCAACCTCGTCTGCCGGGATGAATCCGGCGCGCGGGTGGCACCGCCCACAATCTTCACGTACGGCATTCTCATGAACTGCTGCTGTCGTGCGCATTGCCCGGACCTAGGGCTAGCCTTCTTCGGGCGCCTCCTCAGGACGGGCCTGAAGGCTGACCTGATAGTCGCCAACACCCTCCTTAAGTGTCTCTGCCACGCGAAACGGACGGATGAGGCTGTGAACGTGCTGCTTCATAGGATGTCCAAGCTCGGCTGTGTGCCTGATACCTTCTCATACAACATTGTTCTCAAGAGCTTATGCGACAATGGCATGAGCCAGCAGGCGCTCGACCTGCTCCATATGATGGCGAAAGAAGGAGGTGGCTGCCCCCCTGACGTGGTGGCGTATAGCACAGTCATCCATGGCTTCTTTAAGGAAGGTGAAACAGGCAAGGCATGCAATCTGTTCCATGAAATGATGCATCAAGGTGTTGAGCCCAATGTGTGGACATATAGTTCAATCATTGATGCATTGTGCAAGGCCAGAGCAATGGACAAGACAGAGCTAGTGCTTCAGCAGATGGTTAACAAAGGTGTTCAACCCGATAATGTGACATATAATTGCATGATCCATGGATATTCCACATCTGGGAGGTGGAAAGAGGCTGTTAAATTGTTTAGAGAAATGAAAAGCCGGGGCCTTATACCAGATATTTCTACTTGCAACTCCTTAATGACTTACCTTTGTAAGCATGGAAGAAGCAAAGAAGGTGCAGAATTTTTTGATGCCATGACTGCCAAAGGGCACAGAGATGTCATCTCCTACTGTATTTTGCTTCATGGGTATGCCAATGAAGGATGCTTTGCTGATATGATTGATCTCTTTAATTCAATGGAAAGAAACGGTATTGCTGCCAACTGCTATGTTTTCAACATATTAATTAATGGATATGCTAAATGTGGAATGACGGATGAAGCTATGCTGATATTTACAGAAATGTGGGAAAAAGGAGTGAGTCCCAATGTAGTCACATATTCCACTGTAATAGCTGCACTTTCCAGGATGGGTAGGTTGACTGATTCTATGGACAAATTTAATCAGATGATTGCCATGGGAATTCAGCCAAACACAGCTGTTTATCACTCCCTAATTCAGGGTTGTCTTATGCATGGTGGCTTGGTTAAAGCTAAGGAGCTGATGTTTGATATGATGAACAAAGGTATTCCTCGTCCTAACATTGTTTTCTTCAGTTCAGTAATAAACAGTCTGTGCAAAGAAGGAAGGGTTATGGATGCACATGCTGTCTTTGACTTGGCTATAGGCATAGGTGAGAGGCCTGATGTCATTACATTTAATTCACTGATTGACGGATATTGCTTAGTTGGGAAGATGGATACAGCATTCAAAATACTTGATGTCATGGAATTAGTTGGTGTTGAGCCTGATGTTGTTACTTATAGTGCACTTCTTGATGGCTATTTTAAAAACAGAAGGATTGATGATGCTTTGACTTTTTTTAGAGAAATGCCATGTAAGAGAATTAAACCTAACACTGTTACATATGGCATCATGTTGGGTGGGTTGTTTCGTGCTGGGAGAACTGTTGCTGCAATGAAAATGTTCCATGAGATGATTGAAAGTGGAGCAACAGTGCGCATTTCCACATACAATATAATACTTGGAGGTCTTTGTCAAACTAATTGTGTAGACGAAGCGATTGCACTGTTCCAGAAATTACGAGCAATGAATGTGAAGTTCAATATTGAAACACTCAATACCATGATTAATGCAATGTACAAGGTTCAAAGAAAAGAAGAAGCTAAGGATTTGTTTGCTGCAATACCAGCTAGTGGGTTGGTGCCCAATGAATCTACTTATGCAGTAATGATAAGAAATCTTCTAAAAGACGGAGCAGTGGAAGATGCTGACAATATGTTTTCATCAATGGACAACAGTGGTATCGTTCCCAGTTCCCGTCTTATAAATGATATCATCAGAATGTTGTTGGAAAAAGGTGAGATTGCTAAGGCTGGAAATTATTTGTCTAAAGTTGATGGGAAGAGTATCTCACTTGAAGCGTCAACTACCTCATTGATGTTGTCTCTCTTTTCAAGGAAAGGGAAACATCTGGAGGATATTAAGTTGCTCCCAGCAAAGTATCAATTTTTCGATGGATTTGGTTGA